In the Panulirus ornatus isolate Po-2019 chromosome 45, ASM3632096v1, whole genome shotgun sequence genome, one interval contains:
- the LOC139762868 gene encoding uncharacterized protein — MFLPHSHPFLTPLSTMPSIPLWVVWVALILGAVGPPFVSAVGAPLASVGSSDAPSPELASPSNPDPTTVAAVEVVVSANATSSDVVPTSARPLPLGADALTLKVSTERNTTLVSAICRPKSRLFPGLPTASAAEGGGGGVEEGRSSPTPRPDPSSTTVGSLLTAALTGRGVEMDLSLLEEEEDGAGQVVVDVEGCGAVVVGRGVPAWVEGLTFAIKGKLVLRFRWWAGSDHLRQLSVRVDDWVWEGAQGLCHALPPTLEALDVSNSPVQSIQLEESCVPPGLQRLDASRAALSRLALCTPSLVTLHVSWNRVGGGLQWASCHGGVSAVQYLQADNNNMTVASTCGWGALRTLDLRHNFLAGLDLTSCPPANLTSVTVAHNLLVMPPALPNTLLYLDFSHNHLSSLPVLTHALVEADLSHNKVTSIGKSRFKRAHKLLHLSLSHNRLTILLERELLGLRNLRSLDLSHNSLRHIAPSSLMHLQSLRRLHLQRNHLTTLDARDLDAFQLQPHAHASLHHNPWECSCYLLSFLNRLQACPGCQQQEREKLQCREDGTWVKASDVLRSCMNAVKDATPPIFDESDEDLSEEEGDDLASGQARDHRAVMVVPGLVVLLLLAVSAALGYRLYHRHRRAIRTGLAPFCGFCGFCAPDSLNNNHTNHQRDRLSQIGNDSDTETEL, encoded by the exons atgttcctcccccacagccaccccttcctcaccccactaTCTACGATGCCTTCCATCCcgctgtgggtggtgtgggtggcgctGATCCTCGGGGCTGTGGGCCCGCCCTTCGTATCTGCTGTGGGCGCGCCCCTCGCGTCTGTGGGAAGCAGCGATGCCCCATCGCCCGAGCTGGCCAGTCCCTCTAACCCAGACCCGACGACTGTCGCAGCCGTGGAGGTTGTCGTCTCCGCCAACGCCACGTCCTCCGACGTCGTCCCCACCAGCGCACGCCCTTTGCCGCTGGGCGCCGACGCCCTGACGCTGAAGGTGTCGACGGAGAGGAACACGACGCTCGTGAGCGCCATCTGCCGGCCCAAGTCGCGCCTATTTCCGGGTCTCCCGACGGCGTcggcagcagaaggaggaggaggaggagtagaagaaggccgctcctcccccactccgcgtCCAGACCCGAGTTCCACCACCGTGGGGTCTCTCCTGACGGCGGCGCTGACGGGCAGAGGCGTGGAGATGGACCTCAgcctactggaggaggaggaggatggcgcgGGGCAAGTCGTGGTGGACGTGGAGGGGTGTGGAGCTGTAGTCGTAGGGCGTGGGGTCCCGGCATGGGTCGAGGGCCTCACTTTCGCCATCAAAGGTAAACTCGTCCTTAGGTTTAGATGGTGGGCTGGCTCAGACCACCTTCGTCAGTTGTCCGTCCGCGTGGACGACTGGGTGTGGGAGGGCGCCCAGGGGCTTTGCCACGCCCTCCCGCCCACGCTCGAGGCGTTGGACGTCTCAAACTCGCCGGTACAATCTATACAGCTGGAGGAGTCGTGTGTACCACCTGGACTCCAGCGCTTGGACGCCTCCCGCGCCGCCCTTTCTCGCCTGGCGCTCTGCACGCCCTCCCTCGTCACCCTCCACGTCTCGTGGAACAGGGTGGGCGGTGGGTTGCAGTGGGCCTCTTGCCACGGCGGCGTCTCCGCTGTGCAGTATCTACAAGCTGACAACAATAATATGACTGTGGCTTCCACCTGCGGGTGGGGCGCCCTTCGGACACTCGACCTTCGCCACAACTTCCTGGCGGGCTTGGACCTCACGTCGTGCCCTCCTGCTAACTTGACCAGCGTCACGGTGGCCCACAACCTGTTGGTGATGCCCCCAGCCTTGCCCAACACGCTCCTCTATCTGGATTTCAGCCATAACCACCTCTCCAGCCTGCCTGTTCTTACCCACGCCCTTGTG GAGGCGGATCTGTCGCACAACAAGGTGACGTCAATAGGGAAGTCGCGCTTCAAACGAGCCCACAAACTGCTCCACCTGTCGTTATCGCACAACCGTCTCACCATACTCCTTG AACGCGAGCTGTTAGGCCTGAGAAACCTTCGCTCGCTGGACCTCAGCCACAACTCCCTGCGGCAcatcgccccctcctccctcatgcaccTGCAGAGCCTGCGGCGCCTCCATCTGCAGAGGAACCACCTGACGACGCTGGACGCGCGAGACCTGGATGCCTTCCAGCTACAGCCACACGCTCACGCCAGCTTGCACCACAACCCCTGGGAGTGCTCGTGTTACCTGCTCTCCTTCCTCAACAGGCTCCAGGCTTGCCCAGGATGTCAGCAACAG GAGCGGGAGAAGCTTCAGTGCCGGGAGGATGGTACGTGGGTGAAGGCGTCGGACGTCCTACGCTCCTGCATGAATGCCGTCAAGGACGCCACGCCGCCCATCTTCGACGAGTCGGACGAGGACCTGTCTGAAGAAGAGGGCGACGACCTGGCCAGTGGCCAAGCGAGAGACCACAGGGCCGTGATGGTCGTGCCCGGCTTGGTcgtgttgctcctgctggcggTCAGCGCCGCCTTGGGCTACCGCCtctaccaccgccaccgccgcgcCATCAGGACGGGCCTGGCGCCCTTCTGCGGCTTCTGTGGCTTCTGCGCGCCCGACTCCCTCAATAACAACCACACGAACCACCAGCGAGATCGTCTGTCCCAAATCGGCAACGATTCCGATACAGAAACCGAGTTGTGA